The nucleotide window GTCATGACTGATCACTACAGCACATCCGGCAAAGGTCTCAAGCGCCTCTTCCAGCGCCCTCATGGTGTTGACATCAAGATCATTCGTCGGCTCATCAAGGAGAAGAACGTTAGCACCTTCCTTCAGCATTCTGGCAAGATGCACACGGTTGCGCTCTCCGCCGGAGAGCAGACTCACTTTCTTCTGCTGGTCCTGGCCGGAAAAATTGAATTTCCCCACGTAGGCGCGGGAATTCACTTCTCTGTTGCCTATCTGAACCGTGTCCTGGCCGTCAGAGATCGCTTCCCATATGGACTTGTTCGGGTCGAGCGAATCCCTGCTCTGGTCAACGTACGCAAGCTTCACAGTATCGCCTATCCTGATCTCGCCTGCATCAGGCTTTTCCTTGCCGGTGATCATGCGAAAAAGGGTCGTCTTTCCTGCACCGTTTGGGCCGATAACGCCGATGATGCCGCCGGGCGGAAGCGAAAAGGTCATGTCCTCAACCAGAATATTCTCACCATAGGCCTTGGTCACATTCTCGGCCTCTATGACAACATTCCCGAGCCTCGGGCCGGGCGGAATAAATATCTCCATCTCCTTTGCCTGTTTTTCCATGTCCTGCTGAAGAAGCATTTCATAGGAGGTGATGCGGGCCTTGGACTTTGCATGTCTGCCTTTAGGCGACATCCGGATCCACTCAAGTTCCCGCTGCAGGGTCTTCTGCCGTTCGCTCTCGGACTTCTCCTCCTGCTTAAGCCTGTTCTGCTTTTGATCAAGCCAGGACGAATAATTGCCTTTCCAGGGGATGCCCTGCCCCCTGTCGAGCTCCAGTATCCAGCCTGCCACATTATCAAGGAAATACCGGTCATGGGTAACGGCAATAATGGTGCCGGCATAGCTCTGAAGGTGATGCTCAAGCCATGCAACTGATTCAGCATCAAGGTGGTTGGTCGGCTCATCAAGAAGGAGGATATCCGGCTTCTGAAGAAGAAGTCTGCAGAGCGCCACCCTCCTCTTCTCTCCTCCGGACAGCACTGTTATCGGCGTATCCGCAGCAGGGCAGCGGAGTGCATCCATCGCCATATCAAGACGGCTGTCAAGGTCCCAGGCATCAAGGTGATCAAGCTTTTCCTGCACCTTGCCCTGACGCTCGATCAGCTTGTTCATCTCATCATCAGACATCGGCTCAGCAAACTTCTCATTGATCTGGTTGTACTCGTTCAGAAGATCGGCCGTCTCCTGCACACCCTGCTCAACGATCTGCCGCACCGTCTTTGTGTCATCAAGAACAGGCTCCTGCTCAAGGAATCCGATCGTATGGCCGGGGGAAAGCACGGTCTCGCCGACGAATTCCTTGTCAACGCCTGCCAGAATGCGAAGCAGAGAGCTCTTGCCTGATCCGTTGAGGCCGAGCACACCAATCTTCGCGCCGTAGAAATAGGAGAGGTAGATGTCTTTCAGCACCTGCTTCTTGTTGTGGAACTTGCTGACCCCAACCATTGAGTAGATCACTTTATTCTGTTCGTTTGCCATAGGGGAGATTATACCATTTTTTGCATAATAGCTTACTGACAATAACTGATCGACAGTCAAGCCCGTTTAGCCGAAAACACTGCGGGCAGTGTGCCTTATCAGTTCACCACTACGTCTTGATAAATTTAACACGGGGATGTAATCTTAATTTTGTGGCAGACTTTGCAGAGACCTCTATGGCGGTTAATTATGAATCTTAATGCAAAAACTCGCTATGTCCTTCTCTTCCTGCTTGTTCTTCTTTCTTTTAGTGTCTATATCAGCACGCTTTCCAACGATTTCGTCTGGGACGACAAGTATGAGGTGCTGTCAAATGAATGGATCAAAGACTTTGCCTATCTGCCTGACATCTTCTTTTCGCACTCATTAGGATGGTTAAAGCCTGAACAATCCTCAACAAAATATGGGCCGCTGAAGTTACTGGTGAGATTGTTACAGTACCATATATCAGGGACTGATCCATGGGCGTACCAGGTTACCAACGTCCTGGTGCACGCACTCACCTCCGTAATGGTCTTTCTCGTCTGCGCAAGGCTTTTTCTTGCTCTCCATGGAGAAAATTCAGTCATGTATCCATTTGCCGCCTCATTGTTGTTTGCAGTCCATCCTATTCATACAGAGCCGGTGAACTGGGCTATCGGATTATCTGAATTATCCATGACTTTTTTCTGCCTGTTATCGTTTTACCTTTTCATGAAATCAACCGGCAATACTATCAGGGCTCATGTCTTGCCCGGTCTTCTGATGTTTATTGCAATTCTTTTCAAGGTCACCGCAGTCTTCTTTTTGCCTGTTTTTGTGGCGTATACCTATGCTCTATCACGAAGCAGCATCCAGCCGCATCCAAACTCAACCGTTCCCCGGGGCATATTGCTCAAACGCTATATGCCGATTGCACTTGCCCTGGTCGCATATTTCTCTCTCTTCTTCCTGGTAACTGCAGGGGAGTCGGATCCGGTGAAAACAAACCATATCCGTCTCGATACGTATAACCTGATGCTGAATATGCCTCTGCTTCTGTTTCAATATATGGAAAAACTGGTTTTGCCCCTGCAGCTGAATGTCCTGTATGTCTTTCACCCTGTCTCGTCCATCGCTGAAACGACGTTTCTCTTACCCTTATGTTTTATGATTATCTATTTCTTCATTATGATGTTCACCATGAAAAAAAATATTATGCTGTCTCTCTGCTCCGTATGGATCATTGCGCCCTTACTGCCATGTCTCTATCTGCCGGCGACCGGATACAGCTATTACGTCTTTGCTGAAAGGTACCTCTATCTGCCCTCCGCAGGATATGTCATTTTAATCGCCGCACTGTCAAGAATTGCAGTAAAGAGGAGCTTTTTCAACAGACAGACCATCCCTGTTATTGTGTCCCTGTTCGCAATAACGGGAATGTATTTCGGCATACTGACCGTTCAGAGGAATCAGGCATGGAAAAGTGATTTCATACTCTGGTCCGATACCGTAGAAAAATCCCCTGACAGCGATGTGGCACATAATAATCTGGGGGTAGCATATGAACATAAAGGGCTATTCGATGACGCCCTGCGTGAATATGAAACGGCGATCTCACTTAATCCGACATACATGGAAGCCTATGATAACCGTTTCAGGGTAATGAGGCTGAAATAGAGACTTGCTGATAACAGACGCAATACCACCGCTTCAGGGAAAAATTCAGCTGCATTTCTCTCAACAGGATATATTGCTGCGTACCTGTCCGGAAAAGAAGCCTTGTCTCACCCCGGCGGCCAGTGCATGGGCCTGCCGCCTAACAGGTGCAGATGAATATGAAATACGGTCTGGCCGCCGTCAGCGTTCGTATTCATGACCAGC belongs to Nitrospirota bacterium and includes:
- the ettA gene encoding energy-dependent translational throttle protein EttA, with the translated sequence MANEQNKVIYSMVGVSKFHNKKQVLKDIYLSYFYGAKIGVLGLNGSGKSSLLRILAGVDKEFVGETVLSPGHTIGFLEQEPVLDDTKTVRQIVEQGVQETADLLNEYNQINEKFAEPMSDDEMNKLIERQGKVQEKLDHLDAWDLDSRLDMAMDALRCPAADTPITVLSGGEKRRVALCRLLLQKPDILLLDEPTNHLDAESVAWLEHHLQSYAGTIIAVTHDRYFLDNVAGWILELDRGQGIPWKGNYSSWLDQKQNRLKQEEKSESERQKTLQRELEWIRMSPKGRHAKSKARITSYEMLLQQDMEKQAKEMEIFIPPGPRLGNVVIEAENVTKAYGENILVEDMTFSLPPGGIIGVIGPNGAGKTTLFRMITGKEKPDAGEIRIGDTVKLAYVDQSRDSLDPNKSIWEAISDGQDTVQIGNREVNSRAYVGKFNFSGQDQQKKVSLLSGGERNRVHLARMLKEGANVLLLDEPTNDLDVNTMRALEEALETFAGCAVVISHDRWFLDRIATHILAFEGDSKVVWFDGNYSEYEADRKARLGSAADQPHRIKYRSLTR
- a CDS encoding tetratricopeptide repeat protein, with the protein product MNLNAKTRYVLLFLLVLLSFSVYISTLSNDFVWDDKYEVLSNEWIKDFAYLPDIFFSHSLGWLKPEQSSTKYGPLKLLVRLLQYHISGTDPWAYQVTNVLVHALTSVMVFLVCARLFLALHGENSVMYPFAASLLFAVHPIHTEPVNWAIGLSELSMTFFCLLSFYLFMKSTGNTIRAHVLPGLLMFIAILFKVTAVFFLPVFVAYTYALSRSSIQPHPNSTVPRGILLKRYMPIALALVAYFSLFFLVTAGESDPVKTNHIRLDTYNLMLNMPLLLFQYMEKLVLPLQLNVLYVFHPVSSIAETTFLLPLCFMIIYFFIMMFTMKKNIMLSLCSVWIIAPLLPCLYLPATGYSYYVFAERYLYLPSAGYVILIAALSRIAVKRSFFNRQTIPVIVSLFAITGMYFGILTVQRNQAWKSDFILWSDTVEKSPDSDVAHNNLGVAYEHKGLFDDALREYETAISLNPTYMEAYDNRFRVMRLK